Genomic segment of Porites lutea chromosome 13, jaPorLute2.1, whole genome shotgun sequence:
gaggggaaagggtggatggttcttgcgatagataactatgattatggcatattttgaacgtaagggttgcgtacagcgaaacctcgatttaaactgtgtatgataatgaaaaggttttgaaggctagtgatcaGCGTGATGtcgtatggttcgtctcaagtgcTTGTTATTTGACGAGACACTGGCCAGAGTGCTTCGGGcgtgtaaaaagaactttttgttttactggcgcaatagatgttctacagggcgcagttgtttgaaggccgatcagcgcttaacccgggtttctttttcttttgttaaaaaacatttctttggatacttttgtcagttatttttaagagcgtccaatcatcaacttgttagcaaaatgaagctttcacatctgagttcaaatttcgcactaaccctacTCGCCTGGGTTATCTTAGCTTTGAAAAGCCCGGCCCAGGTAATGTTAAAAAGCAATCAGTTGACAAAGTTTTAgatgtaatcattaattttatttagtaGTGGGAATTCCACTTGTAGacaattactgaaatttactataaaatgcCGGAAACCGTTACTGGTAAGTCTTCTTAACTTGTGGTGATATTAAAGAGCGACCTAAGACCAGATTTTTGAGGTGAATGTCGGGGCACAGTGTTGTGTTTGAACACTGGTTCACTTACACTACACCTCTCAATTTCACACGTTTCAAGGGAATCATCAAAGCCTTcagtggaatgtgtgtgcggctcacgtcaataacttttccagtaatttggtcgagtgtATTGATTTCAGTGGCTTGAGTGGCGCTGCTGTGGGCTGGTCACatttttccgaataaataacatagagctGTTTGCTTTGGccagtgccgaaaatatcacaagtcatgatcaaatggtgccgccgagcttcacatctcggtagatttactttgtggaataACGGCCGCCGAGGTAcgcaactcggtagatttactctgTGGCACTACGGCCGCCtagctacacaactcagtagatttactttgtggcacaacagaCGCTGAGCTTCACAACTCGCCTGTAAATTTACTTCGTGGCACAACGGACGCCGAGCTaaacaacccggtttgatgcatgcaccaggagtagcacgcattttccaaagaaaaatatgaaggcttaatccaaagtaaaattttactcagggtgtaaacttttgaaagatgaacgctttggaagattcattaaacacagatacatacatacatacatactttatttgtCATGTAGGTCAGTAAAAAAGGCAGCTAAAGAGCTGATGTGGACCTACAAACTAAAAAGTATGTACAAAAAAGTaactaataatattaacaaaacCAATGAATTATTTACAAtgagtaaagaaaaataaaaaaaaatacctagCAATATAAACAACAGTTAATTGACTGTTGCCTTAATATATATAATTTACAATATCTTTATTTATTCCCTGTAACccattaaatgttattttatctaAAATGTCAGATTTTTCTTTAAGAGCAGATTTAAAAGAACCAATTTTGGGTTTGTTCTTTAAGTACATGGGTAAGTTATTCCATAGAATAGACGCACGATGAGagaaggaagatcgaaggaaGTCACTTTTAGGGCAACGCACGTATAGTTTCAGACTGTCCCTGAGATTTCTTAATGGAGAATGTTTAATAAATAGAGAATTTATACCGGCCGGAGCCCTGTTATAAAATGCTTGATAAGATATGGTTGCAATCCtctttttgtacatgtatgataAAGACTTCCATTTTGTCGCTGCCAGGACCTCAGTGCTAAGAGTAGAATcctttatgttaaaaataaatctCGCTGCTCCGATGTGAATGTCCTCCAGGGTCTGAAGAGATTTTGAAGATCCCCATAATGCAATTGAATACGTAATACTTGGAATGAtacctttgaaataaattgacTCTAAGATGCGACTGTCGAGACCTTTTAAGTGTTTCAGTTTCTTCACTCTTGCTGAAAAACGTTTGCTCAAGGATTTGATATGTGGCGACCAGGAGAGTTTATTGTCGATTTGAATCCCTAAACATTTAGAGTTAGAAACAAAGGACAACTCCTTTTGCCCTAAACATATTTTCTGTAAGGGCCCGATGAATTGTGATTTAGATAACAACATCAATTCGGTTTTTGCAGGATGAATAGTCATGAAGTTATCCTTAGCCCATTTGTTTAAGTCGGCGATCGCCTTCTGAATTTTAGATAAGACTTCATCAACAGTATTTCCAATACAAAAAACTGCAGTATCATCCGCAAACATTTCAACAGAAGCATTCGTTGTGGCTTCAGGTAAATCATTCGAGTAAATACTGTAAAATCTGGGACCGAGTAAAGACCCCTGAGGCACACCAGTATCTATTTCCAACAATTCTGAGTTAGAACCATTTACAGTTACAAATTGTTTACGATTTTCGAGGTAATTTAGGAGCCAATCGTAAAAGGAGCCACTAATGCCTATAGAGTGTAATTTATCCATGAGAACTGTATGGTTGACGCAATCAAACGCTTTCTGAAAGTCAATGAAGACTACGGCAATAACCTTGCTTTCATCCAGGGCCAAACGCCATCGTTCTGTTAGTGAGAGTAAAAGAAGTTCAGGTGAGCCTCCTTTTCTGAAGCCCCATTGATTCAAAGAGATTTGATTGTTGCCATATAAGAAGTTGTCAAGTTGTTGGCTTACAACATTCTCTAATAGCTTGCCCGGAATGCTGAGAAGGGAGATCGGCCTGTAATTTCCGCAGTCGAGAGTGCTCCCTTTCTTGTGAAGACATTTCACCTGTGCCTGCTTCCACTGGCTTGGGAATTTGCATTCCAAAATACTTCTTTGAGCCAGTGGCATAAAGCAGTCCAAAAATACATCTCCAATAAGGCGCAGTCCCCTGCTTGAAATATCATCGGGTCCACTTGCCTTGCCAGGTTTCAAACACTTCAGAGAAGATTTCAGAAGATCCTTGTTTAGGGCTATGTTAGAGAGAGA
This window contains:
- the LOC140922390 gene encoding uncharacterized protein; the encoded protein is MDNSLIGLRQHRRVIHHRIPPALSRDHNVLVRLMIEAGFWLYQMLLAVPPPTSKQHLSSANYVVVPEWTTSYGVCDLGISDHHLIYAVINLKRKRQKPTLKTVYDYKKVDLDSLKSDFAAAPWSICNVFDDLDDATWAWECLYKDIMKSHVHARRVKIRRGSLPWMNSSIRKELNKRYKLLLKAQQTPKGSQAWTDYKKARNHCTNLLRSAESNYWLSKFDETTSAKDFWKTVRSFEGKLTTTNIGPIKDNSGVIHSDDTSKANALNFFFVNVGKFLSKSIQDSLINSPCQSARNNSEIPVLSLSNIALNKDLLKSSLKCLKPGKASGPDDISSRGLRLIGDVFLDCFMPLAQRSILECKFPSQWKQAQVKCLHKKGSTLDCGNYRPISLLSIPGKLLENVVSQQLDNFLYGNNQISLNQWGFRKGGSPELLLLSLTERWRLALDESKVIAVVFIDFQKAFDCVNHTVLMDKLHSIGISGSFYDWLLNYLENRKQFVTVNGSNSELLEIDTGVPQGSLLGPRFYSIYSNDLPEATTNASVEMFADDTAVFCIGNTVDEVLSKIQKAIADLNKWAKDNFMTIHPAKTELMLLSKSQFIGPLQKICLGQKELSFVSNSKCLGIQIDNKLSWSPHIKSLSKRFSARVKKLKHLKGLDSRILESIYFKGIIPSITYSIALWGSSKSLQTLEDIHIGAARFIFNIKDSTLSTEVLAATKWKSLSYMYKKRIATISYQAFYNRAPAGINSLFIKHSPLRNLRDSLKLYVRCPKSDFLRSSFSHRASILWNNLPMYLKNKPKIGSFKSALKEKSDILDKITFNGLQGINKDIPGRRCHKRRRVIVPGIDAQFQAEWVDLQNLGRYNKDYKYLLTCIDILGKYAFVLPLKTQQGEEIDHVDVQQSRIAKDEQDVKAMFDLLESNWTNPFSSYQPLLSISTGATVSPGVERDLSRAYLEG